A genome region from Physeter macrocephalus isolate SW-GA chromosome 4, ASM283717v5, whole genome shotgun sequence includes the following:
- the LOC102980808 gene encoding transmembrane epididymal protein 1A-like translates to MRLYTTKVVGLFQEAFPLSGEQWVGKNDKSWWKAILSKVQILKWPQKVWTRPGFTLLTFLRGISSSMGTFIGHVYPGLFLLSYGLYQAVVVSKAVIFSDSFLYPSSPPRNKGRWARLWKISYGGLLKTLAGSGLIVYEISCVKRGLILMNSELPPRFMYTKEWQHLTMFILLTLSGCVEVVSKNLLPQRCVPLEKGTLVLTFYVLLLLLVSHVQDSAGVELQVHSLLILVVLLLMLVLTVQLWVPDTFHLSVIETFLFQIMGSWLVQAAFILYKPVTGYPWQDDDINDIMFVTTFFCWHVMINALCLLGIYGVSSFWHCCYRPSWKLTGSREAPCYTSTVGPLYKLLREVEQSEEDDQALLSKNSP, encoded by the coding sequence ATGAGGCTTTACACCACCAAAGTCGTAGGCTTGTTTCAAGAAGCATTTCCTCTCAGTGGGGAGCAGTGGGTggggaaaaatgataaaagttgGTGGAAGGCAATTCTTTCCAAAGTCCAGATCTTGAAGTGGCCCCAGAAGGTGTGGACGCGCCCTGGTTTTACTCTTCTCACCTTCCTTAGAGGGATTTCTAGTTCAATGGGAACCTTTATCGGTCATGTGTACCCAGGGCTGTTTCTACTCTCATATGGACTGTATCAAGCAGTCGTGGTCTCCAAAGCTGTGATATTCAGTGACTCTTTCCTGTATCCTTCATCCCCTCCCAGGAATAAGGGGAGATGGGCCAGGCTGTGGAAAATATCCTACGGAGGTTTGCTGAAGACGCTGGCTGGCTCCGGCTTGATAGTGTACGAGATCAGCTGCGTGAAGAGAGGGCTGATACTGATGAACAGCGAGCTGCCACCGAGATTTATGTACACCAAAGAGTGGCAGCACCTCACCATGTTCATCCTTCTCACCCTCAGCGGCTGTGTAGAGGTCGTGAGCAAGAACTTGCTGCCTCAGCGCTGCGTGCCCCTAGAAAAAGGGACCCTGGTGCTGACTTTCTATGTGCTCCTGCTGTTGCTGGTGTCACATGTTCAGGACTCAGCAGGGGTGGAGCTGCAGGTTCACTCTCTGCTCATCTTGGTGGTGTTGCTGCTGATGCTGGTGTTGACCGTACAGCTGTGGGTTCCCGACACGTTTCACCTCTCAGTGATCGAGACCTTTCTGTTTCAGATCATGGGCTCCTGGCTGGTACAGGCCGCCTTCATTCTGTACAAACCAGTCACTGGCTACCCATGGCAGGACGATGACATCAATGACATCATGTTTGTCACCACCTTCTTCTGCTGGCATGTGATGATCAATGCTTTGTGCCTGTTGGGAATCTATGGCGTCTCTTCCTTTTGGCATTGTTGTTACCGTCCCAGCTGGAAGCTAACAGGTTCCAGAGAAGCTCCATGTTACACGAGCACCGTGGGACCCCTTTACAAATTGCTGCGGGAAGTGGAGCAGTCAGAGGAAGATGACCAGGCTCTCCTTTCAAAGAACTCACCCTGA